Genomic segment of Candidatus Chlorohelix allophototropha:
CTGAAAACAACCGGAGAGCGGTCAAAGCCCTCATCAAACCAGCGGTCAAATACTTTGTAAACATTTTCACGCATAGTTTCCAATTCTTGAAATGGATTCCAGCGTTCAATCGCGTTCATAAAAATCAACCTCCTTTATGATACATTACCGAACAACTCTGGAATTATCTTCCAATAAATATTGTAGCCAAATTATGTTAGAACAAGGTTAGCCAAATGTTAGAGCTGCGCTAGAGTTAAAAACCATAAAAGGTTGCAAAATCTTAACCTTTATTTACCTTATTTTTACTTATAGCCACTGAAATTAAACAGGGAATATTAATATAATGTTAGAAATCCTAAGTTCTTAAGGGAGCTAACTTAGCTACTGCGACCATCTTATTTCTTTCGGTCTTAGCCTTTTCTTAACTCTTTTGAACAGGTTCATACCCACGTGGTTTAGCGGGTGTGGCTTGAAACACTAGGAGAGTCTGTGTGCATTTAAGAATGTCTTTTGGAACCGTGTTTGCCGGTGCAGTGCTTATGGTCATGACCAGCGTTTTTATGACCGTCGGCTTATCTTCTTTGAGTTTCCAGCCTGCCCCTTCAGATATAGCCCGTCCGCTCACCGCTCAAGAAGCGCGTGGTCGCCAGATTTACATCAGCAACGGTTGCGTATATTGCCATACGCAATATGTCAGACCGCAAGATTGGAATGCGGCAGGTGGTGGAAAAGCATCACGGGTGGCACAAGCCGGAGACTATGTTTTCTTGCAGACTATGCTGCTCGGCTCAGAGCGCACCGGACCTGACCTTTCTCAGGAAGGCGGCATCCATCCTGACGATTGGCATAAAGCGCATTTCAAGAACCCACGCTATACCAGCCCGCAATCTATTATGCCGCAATTCAGCTTCATCAAAGATCAAGAACTGGATGACCTGATTGCCTATGTACAGAGCTTGGGTGGAAAAGCTGCCGACGCTCGTGTTTCCCAAATGCGCGCACAACAAGACGAAGTGCTAAAGGGCTGGTACACCAGCTACGAAACGCATCTTGCCCAAATAAAAGAAATGGTGCCTCCTACTTGGCGCGACCTCAAAAGCGCGATGACACCCACTACCCGCAGCCTGCTACACGGTAAGCAAATTTTTCTGAGCAACTGCGTGGGTTGTCACGGTCAAAACGGCAACGGACGTGGTCCTGCCAGTTCCAGTATGAAGCCCGACCCGGCTGACTTTACCCGCGTGGAATTGCAAGTATCCGCCAGCGACGGTCAATTCTACCAGTATTTGCTGTTCGGCTTACCCGGCACGTCCATGCCGGCTTGGGGCGACTTCCTAACGGTTAACGACATTTGGGATACCATCAACTTCTTGCGCACTATTCCCAAGGGCGGTTTGACCTTGCCAGACTCGGAGTTGAAACCCGAAATGATGCTCAACTACGACCCGCGCTACGGTGGCGAAGGCGCAGGGAAGTATCCCGGTCCGCAACCGAGCAATCCTGATAAAGCGCTGGACAATCCTTATTGCTACATTACACCTGCTGCCAGCGCCACTCAAACGGCGGGTTGCGAAAAGCTGGTGCAAAAGTAAATAGCAGATGCCGCAACGCCGTATTGGTTACGGCGGGCGTTTGAAACAGAAGGTTATATAGTTTTGGCGATTAAACACAAGCAGATGAAAATTGGCAATTCCGCTACCGCAGAGCGTATCGCTCAAGTAAGCCAGACTTTGCGCTGGACGCTGGTGGCGTTGGTGATAGCGGCAGTTGCCGAACTGCTGGTGTGGCGCACTTTCAGTCGGGTGGGGGTGTTCATCCCCAAAAGCGAAGGCTCGGTGTTGCAGACGGTTTACACCGTGAGCGTACAGATTGGCACAATCATGCTCAATTTTGCGGTTGTGCTGGCGCTGGTTTCGCTGACGTTATCGCTGTCGCGCTTTCGAGTGGGCGGAGAGCTATCGAATGGGCTGAGAACGGGCAGTTTGCAACAAAGGCGCAACTTTTACCTAACTATCGCGCTGGTAGCGGCGCTGGTGGTAATGGTAACTTCCACCATATTACTTGGGTTGGTGCAAAACGAGTTTGTAACCGTAACTATCCGAGTAGCTTTGCTGACGGCTTTCTGGGCGTTGGCAACGGACATGTGGTTACGTGAGAAAAACTGGCAGATGCGAATGTTTACCGCGCTAATGCTGGCAGGTTATACCCTACAAATTGTGGATAAGCTGCTGCACGATACGGTGTTCCCTTTGATGGGCGTAAACTGGCAGGAAACGATTTACGAGCCAGTATTGATGGCAGGGGAGTTGTTGGTAGTAATAAATGGGATGGTGGGCTTTCTCGCGTTTACTCGGCGCGCAGCGCTGGAACGAGGTGCATTTCGCAGTATGCTGGAGCATCCCAAAAGCTTGATAGGGGCGGTAGCGTTGGTGGGAATATTTATGTCCCTGACGGTGCTAACCATCGCCGAATCTTCGATAGTGCCAATTTTAGGATTATACGCGCTGGGCTACGGTATGCACTGGAATCTGGCGCTTTACGTTATATCGCTTTTCTTCTTCCTCTACACGGTATTTTTCTGCTTTGGAGAATGGAGGCGGGGCGCGTTTTACCGGGCAACTGCTCTGGGTATGGTGCTGCTATTTGCAGGTGGCTACACCTTCCAAATTTCAGACCAATACCTTTTCGCACTGGTCGGGGTGCTATTACTGGCACGCCCTGAATTGATGGAGAGTAACGATTTGGTTGGAGGCATGAACTGATGAACGAAGAATACAGCGCCGCACGAAGCTGGATATACAGCTCAGCGGTCTGGCTGGCAGTCGGTACCTCATTTGCCATGATTGCGGCAACCGAGATGGTATTCCCCGATTTTCTAGGGGGCGTTAGCTTCCTTGAGTTCGGACGGTTGCGCCCAATCCATGTGAATGGTGTAACGTTCTTCTGGCTTTCAATGGCGTATTACGGAGCCTTTTTCTATATAGTGCCGAAGTTAACCGGACGGGCATTGTGGAGTGAAAACCTTGCCAAGATAGTAATGTGGGCGTGGAACTTCCTCGGCATCTTTATGGTAATTACCCTGATGGCGGGTATGACTCAGGGGCGCGAATATGCCGAAATGATTTGGCCGATTGATATATTTGTGGCTATTGCCACCAGCTTAAACGCCTTCAACATCCTGATGACCATCTCCCAACGTGCGGAAAAAAAGATTTATGCTTCGCTCTGGTACATTATGGGCGCGGTAGTTTGGCTACCGATAGTATATGCCATCGGGAACGTCATTTGGTCGCCACTGGCAGGTGGTGATAATCCCTTTGCCGGTTCGCTGGCGGGCATTAATGATGCTACTTGGAACTGGTTCTACGGGCATAATATTTTGGGCTTGTGGTTTACTCCCGGCGGCGCGGCGTTGGTATATTACATTGTTCCGGTAGTCACCCGCACTCCCTTATACAGCCACATTCTGTCGCTGGTCGCCTTCTGGAGCCTCGCGCTATTCTACCCATTGGTGGGACAACATCACTTGCTTTCCACCCCAACCCCCGGTTGGTTGAAAACCGTCGCTACCGTAGCCTCTATCGGCTTGTTTGTGCCGGTCATTACCTTCCTAACCAATATTTGGATGACCATGCGCGGCAACTGGGGTCGTATATATGCCAGTTTACCCCTGAAATATGTAATAGTCGGTACGGTCTTTTACTTTGTAACCTGTATCCAGGGACCTTTCCAAGCAATCCAAAGCTTTAACCGCTTGGTGCACTTCACCAACTGGATTGTAGGACATGCCCATCTTGCCTTGCTCGGCACGATGACAATGTGGGTGATGGGCGCGATTTACTACATCATACCCGTTACCCTAAAGCGTCGTATCTGGAGTCCGGGCTTGTGTGAAATTCAATTCTGGTTAGTTACGGGCGGCTTCCTGCTGATAATGATTAGCTTGCAAATCGTGGGCTTGATACAGGGCGCAATGTGGCTGAACGGCGAAACCGTTTACAAAACCGTGTCTTCGCTGAAACCCTTCTTTATGATGCGCGCGTTTGGCGGTGCGCTGGTAGTTATCGGTGGATATATCCAGCTTTACAACATTTACAAGACGGTGAGAAGCGGACCAAAAGTGGATTCGTTTGTACCTCAAACCGCCGCCGAAGTAGGGGCGTAACAGTGGAGCGGCAGGGATATTGTCTGGAGCAGTATTCCCTGCCGAAGGCGGGAAAGTTATGGGCGCATACCGATACGCCATCGACTACAGGAGAAATTAAGCAATGGTTATGGAAGAAAAAACCGAATCCGCTACCGCCAACAAACGAAACATGGCAGAAGTGGCACTGATAATTCTAGTAATACTATTCACACTGGTAGCGTTTGGAATGTGTATTGGGGCTACTTTCTTATCAATGAATACTTTAACCAGCAATTTACCGAAATAAATGCAGTGGCTAACAGGCACGCACGGCGGCAGGCGCATTTGCCGGGTTGCCAAATCCTTATAGAGGAGTGAATTTCGTGCATTTGAGAATGTCATTTGGAACCGTATTTGCCGGGGCTGTACTTATGGTCATGACCAGCGTTTTCATGACGGTTGGTTTATCGTCCTTGAGCTTTCAGCCTTCGCCATCCGACATAGCGCGTCCCCTTACCGCCGATGAGGAGAAGGGACGGCAGGTATATATCAGCAACGGTTGCGTATATTGTCATACTCAATACATCAGACCGCAGGACTGGAACGCGGCAGGTGGCGGAAAAGCCGCGCGGGTAGCACAAGCGGGGGATTATGTTTTCTTGCAAACCATGCTGCTCGGCTCAGAACGCACCGGACCTGACCTTTCACAGGAAGGGGGCGTACACCCGGACGATTGGCATCTGGCGCATTTCCAAAACCCGCGCTTTACCAGCCCGCAATCCATTATGCCTCAGTTTAACTTTTTGAGCGTAGAGGATAGAACCAACCTGATTAAATATGTGCAAAGTCTCGGCGGAAAAGCAGCAGATGTGCGGATGGCTATCCAGAGCAGCGAAAAGGATGCGCTGGTAAAATCTCTAAACGGCGGTCAAGGCGACCGTTCAGTGACCGACCCTAAAAAGCCCTATGACCAAGCGCACTTGGATTACCTGATGCAGCAAGTGCCGACAACTTGGAAAAATACCCGTAGCGCGATGCCGCCTAGCAATCGCAGTATTGTACACGGCAAGCAGATATTCCTAAGTAACTGTGTCGGTTGTCATGGTTATAACGGGGATGGCAATGGACCTGCCGCTCAATACATGCAGCCGCGCCCATTCAACTTCACCGATGTAGCGGCGCAAAAAGTCACCAGCGAAGGGCAATATTATCACTTCTTGTTATTTGGCTTGCCGGGTAGTGCAATGCCCGCATGGGGCGATTTCCTGACCGTTAACGACATCTGGGATGTAATCAACTTTATTCGCACCATCCCTAACGGAGGTTTGACCATAGCCGAAGATAAGCTGGATGCTTCGTTGCAGGTAACAGGACCAAACGCCGGGCCTGAGCCTTCACAGTATGATGCCAATCAGGAATTCTGGTCGAAGAATCCGCCAAACCCGGTTCCAACCGTTGCGCCGGATCCTAATACCAGTGGAGGGAGATAAGAAATGACAAAGCGTAAACTTGTTACTGTTCTTTTACTGGTTTTTCTGATGCTGCTGGCGTTTACCACACCCGCCTTTGCGCATGAAAACGTGGGGGGCGATGAACTAGCGGCAGCAGACGCAATGTGGATTGTAGCGTCGTTCTTCTTGATAATTTCAGGGTTGGGTATTATTTATTCCGTTCAAAACGGCGAATTCCGAAACCCAGAGAAAACCAAACGCGATATGCTCAGACGCGCGCTCTTGGATGATTCCGGTGAGGAGCTAGATAAATACATTACCATCGAGGAACAGTGATTAGGGGTGCAGGAGTAATAGGGGTGTCCCCTATAACTTCTTTCTTCCCTCTCCCTCTGTAGGTGAGCGATTAGGAATCAGGAGATAGTCAAATGGCGATTGGCTCAATAATATTACAAACCGTTTCTCAGCCTGATATTGTAGCCCCATGGGATTTACCCGTGTGGTACTGGCTGCTATCGGCAGTGGCTGAGCTATTCGTGGTTCTATTGGTTTTTATGTGGGCGCGCAGCGGACGTGACAAGCATGAGAAAAAAATAGCCTACGACCGTAGCGCTGAAAACTTCAACGGAGTAATTCAGAGTGGTTTTGGAGCTATACCCTATTTTCTAGTGCTAGTGTGGGCATCCGTTTTTGTGGCAATTGCCGGTTACATTACAGTTTCTCTGATTACGGGGGTGCGATACTAAATTATATGGAAAAGCTGGACTCGAAACGAATTGAGGCGCTGGGAGATTTGGCTTTCAGCGAGCATCATGAGCATCTTGAAACCGATGACTCCCAGTTTCCCTATATGCTGTTGGTAATTATGGGAGTATCAGTTGTGGCTATTGGAGTTATGTTGGTACTATTTTTTGGTCTGGGAAACGAGGTGGTAACTCAAACCCTCGGAACCCATTTTCAGAAACGATAGGGGATAGTTCCAAATGTCTTACATGCGTTTAGTATCATTTTCATTGCCCAAAGAAGAAGCCGATGCGATTGTGCCCGGTTCTACCGCTTTTAATGCGCTGGTTGCCGGTCGCAAATTTGTCACCCAAGCCCTTAACGGTTTGGTAAGTTCGCACGTATGGCGTTCCAGTGGCGCTACCGGCGCGGTGGATTTTGTGATTTCCAGCGAGTGGAATTCACTGGAAGATATGCAGGGTTACTCGAATAACCCAAACATTATAAAGTTGGAAGATACCCTTAGCGAAAACAACGAAAGCTTCTCTATTTCGATTTACGAGTTGCTCGGCTAGAAGCGCAGGTTTGTATCCCGGAGAGCATACCTATGGAAGTGATTAATAAACCCGGTAGTGATAAAACAAGCGATTCGAACGAGGCTGGATTTAATCCGCCTCCAAATTCGGATGAGGATAGAGGCGATAATCATGATAATCGCCCCAATCGTCCCTATGGCAAAATGTCAAAAACCGCGCTAAGCTTGCGCCGGGTTGCCTTTGTTTTGTGTGGAGCTATGTTCGGGGTCGCTTTTCTTTTTACCATTTTTACGGTAATAGTCACCTCGACACAACCTGAACTCACCCCTAATTTACCGGATGCCAGTTTGCATCAAGATGAACTCTACATCAAATTTGATGATGAAGATTTCTATCGCTCACTGGTAGTAATCAGAGATCAAATAGCCGACCCTGATCCTCAAGAAGTAACCCAGATTGACGTTGGAAGAAGCTTTAAGCTGGTATTTACGCCCAAACAAATGGATATACCGGAGAATTATCGGATAGTGTATCGCGACCAAAACATGACGGCGGAAAATGCTGCACTGGAAAGTAATCTCGATCGCAAAGCCGGGCGTAATGTAGAGGGTGGTTTTGATACCTTAACTATTTCTCCTCACAATGGCAAATGGCCCGTAGGTCGCTTCCTGATTCTGTATGAGGATGGTGGGATGTTCGGAGGTAGGCTCTTTGCTTATTTTACTGTTAACGAAGCTCCTTCACCAGCGAAATAGGCTTGTCAACCTGCTTATATGAGGAAGTCATGCGCAAACTAAAAAAACTAATACCTATACTGGTTCTAGTAATGTTGTTTTTCAGCCTTAGCGGAATCGCATTGGCGAAGGAAGAAGATAGAGAGAATTTACCACGTATCGCCACCATCGGCAATACCCGGGTAGAAATAGTATTACCGCAACACGATGGAACTAGCGCCGGTTCTGATATTACCTTTGTATTCAAGGTAACTGATTTGGCTGGTAATCCCCTGAACAATCAGGATTTAAGTTTTATGGCGGTACGCGATTACAGCGGTCAGGTTAAGAAAGAGTTCAATGGGCCACATGACCCGGTAATCGGTCCGGACAAACTACAGCCCACTGGAAACCCTGGCGAATACAAAGTAGTTGCCAATTTCTGGCACAACGGGCATTGGCAACTGAGTGTAAGCAGCGCCGATTTTGAAGCCCCCTTGCGCTTTACCCAATCAATCAGCAGCGACCCTGCCGATGGTACGGGGTTTAGCTGGGATTGGCTGATTTGGCCTGCAATGCTGATTATTGCCACTGGGGTTGTTCTGTTTATCGGCAGGAAAGGCGACAAATTCCCTGTCCCGGTTGAAGAAGTCAAAGGCTTCCAAGAAGTTGCCGGAGCAAGAAGGTAGAGGAGACTTATGGCGGATATTCTACTTGAAAAAAGCGGCAAAGCAGAGAAACCCGATATTCTGGCGGGTTATTACGATACCAGTAACCTAGCGCCGGACGGCACCTATTACAGTAACGACTCTATATTGGTAAAATTCTTTTTAGCGCAGGTGCTGGCGCTGTCGGTAGCGGCTATACACGGCGTGTTCCAGCGTTTGCCCTTCATGGCAGAATGGTTGCGCGAAGCCGATTACGGTGGTCACCTTTTCACCAATCTAGGTCTAACCCATATCAACGTGGTACTAGGGGGAACAATTTCCATAGCCGGATTGACCTACTATGTGTTGCCGCGCTTACTCAAACGCCGACTTTTCAGCGAAACGCTTTGCAATATTTCGTTCTGGTTCACCTTTAGCGGAGTGTTGGGCTTTTACATGGCACTGCTGCCGATAGGTTTGACCGAGGGTGCGCTGGTTCATCAGGGCTATACCTATACTCAAGCTAAAGATATTGTCGGCTTTTGGCACAAAGCCCCCGAAGCAATTACCGCTTCGGCAATGGGCATCGGCTACTGGCTATTTGTGACCAACGTAGTTATGACCATTTGGTCGGCGCGCCGCCAATCCAATCGTGAGCAAATATTCGCCGCCAAATTCTTCGTGGTTTCGGTGGTAGCTTTGTTGCTCGGTACGCTTCAGGGCGTATATCAGGTATTGCCGTGGTCGCTGGACTGGCTCTATAAGGTGGGCGCAGCCGGACAACTGATTGACCCGATGTCGCACGCTCATATGAATCTGGTAGGCGGTTGCGTCTTTGCCTTTGCCGGATTTGTCTATTACTTCTTGCCGCGCATTACCGGAAAGCCGGTGTATAGCATCCGCCTTGCAAACTTCTCTTTCTGGTCAATGTTCATCGGCGTATTTACCTTCTGGTTGGTGCTAATTATTCTCGGCTTTATCGAAGGGGACATGGTAATTTCGCAAGGCATTACCCCCATCGCTGCAAAACAGGCGGTTGGCTTCTGGCATCCGCTATTGATTTCGTCCGCCGCTTCAATAATGCTGCTAGGCTTCTGGACTTTTATCGCCAACATAGCCTTAACCTTGAAGCAGGGCATCGGTCAGTCGAAAGAGCGATTTCTGGCGGTTGGTTTGGGTTTCACAGCCATAGCCCTATTTATAAGCACCAGTCAAGGTATCTTACAGGTTATACCAAGCTTTACCACTTGGCTCGATCAAGCGCGCGAAGCCGGAGAAATGATTACTCCTCTTTCCCACGCGCAAATGAACATCATCGGGGTGGTAACTCTAACGTTAGTTACATGCGGTATGTTCGCAGTGCCGCGTATGGTAAATCGCCGCCTCTACAGCTACACCCTCGCTAAGTTTTCCATAACAATGATTGTGGTGGGGGTTAGTCTGCTATATGTAATTCTGGTAGTGCTAGGCGTTACCGAAGGAAACATTATCCGTGAGGGCAATACCTTTGCACAGGCACGCGCCGCCGTCACGGGCGATATGCACGACTGGATACTGGTAGGGTTATACGCTATCATCGGTACGGCATATTTAACCTACGCCTACAATCTACTGCGTACAATGGGTAAAGCTACCCTCGCCAAGATGTTAGGCAAGGCGGGCGATAACCTGCAACGAACCACACGCTATTTGGTAGCAATCAATGTGCCACGCGCCACCTTAGAACAAGCGCAACGCTCTGCAATCCTTGCCAATGGAACGATTAGCGACCCAGATTTCAGTGGAGTGGTGGTTTCGAGTACAACCGCTGCCGCCGATAGCGGTTCTTTACCAGCCGCTAACCTAACTACAATTCGCAAGGGCGGGTATGTTACCCGACTATCGCACATTGTAAATATCAACCCGTGGAAAATCTTTGCGCTGGAAGTAGTTCCGGGTATCTTCGGGTTTTTGGGCGTAGGCTGGCTGTTAAGCCGTCGTCCGGCAATGGCAGTTTTACTGTTTACCGGATGGCAAGCCCTTTTCTGGATTTGCTTCTGGGCAGTAGCGGTACTGATGGCACCCGATTGGTTGCCGATATTTGTAGGGATTTATCTCATCCTACCCTTTGTAAGTGGTTGGGTAGCTGCACAAACCTATCGCAAACGAGCCGCTGAAATTAAGCGCGAGGTTACCCGCAGTCTCATTAGCGATACCGCCGAAAGCACGCTTAATAAAGAACAGCGTGCCGGAGTAGAATAATTATCGATTGGGCAGCGCTTAGCTATAAATGAGGGTAACGTGATTTCGTTGCCCTCATTTTATATCGAAATTAGCCTGAATCGGGGTAGGGTGATTGCTTTAATGCCGGAGTTTGATAAGATTATATTGAAGAAATATTGCATAGATTTGGCAATTCGATTATGCTATACTTGAAAAACATGCTGGCTTTATCCCCTGTTTCGTGTGCCGGGATTAACTTTTGCTGGTAGATAGTTGCGGAGGTTTAAGATGTTTGCTTTTGACAAACCCTTTGTTTGGGTAATTATTCTACTGATTATAATCGTGCTGTTCGGGGCAAATCGCCTGACAGACATCGGGAAGTCGTTGGGACGTGGTATTCGAGAGTTTAAAGAAGAAACTCAGGCTGCAAATAAAGATACCAAGCCGGAATCCACAACCACCACTACTACAGTTGCCAGCAGCGCCGTTACACCTGCGGATGATGAAGAAGTGGTAATTACCCGCCGTGAGCGCAAACGTGAAGATGGCACAACCGAAGTTATAGAAGATCGGGTCATTCGAAAAAAAGCGCAACTTTAAAGCATTAGAATGGCGTGTATAGGTTAATCCCTGACACGCCAGACTGGCAAATTATGAATTTAATCTTTGCCATCGGTACATTGACTTTATTGGGGTTAATGTACTGGGGTGCATATTTTAACGGCAAAGAAATTAAGAGTATCCAAATCCGGGGTAATTTGCTATTGCAATTCCCGGAGTTTCTGTTTAAGCTCGTGCTTCTTGGGCTTTGCCTTGGTTTAGCTTCTACTTATACAATGGCGCGCACCGAAAGAGTTTTCGGTTGGCCTCCCAAAAACTTTGGCATTGAATTAGTTTTGGGCGTGGTTATCGGGCTGGTAGTCCAATACTCCGTCAACTTTCTCTCCGGTTTGGCAATTCGCATCTGGGGTCCGCAAATCTACTCTCCCATCATCATGAAGAATGTAGTGCCGCGCAAATTCAGCGAGTGGGTATTAATCCTGATTCCCTTATTGCTAGCGGTAGCGGTGGAAGAAGTCCTGTTCCGCGCATTGGCGGTGGGCGGATTTTCAAGCCTGATAAACCCATGGATAATGGCGGTAGGTTCTTCTATCCTGTTCGGAATGGTACATGTGCCACAAGGGAAACTTGGTATGGCGTTGACCGGGCTGGTCGGTTTTATCTTTGCGGCGGTTTTTATTATTACAAGCAGTTTATTGGTGGTTATCAGCGCGCATTACGTGATAAACCTACTCCAGCTTGCCAAAGCGGGTGAGGAAGAAAACTGGCTAAAGCGTTTTTCACCACCTGCTAAAGCTGAAAACAAGCCTGAAGCAGAACAATAACTCCTAATTCTGAGATATAAGTTTGTACAGCCGCGCTTTCTTTTTATTCTCCCGCACAATCCACTGAATGTCCGGGTTGCCTGATTTTTCCAGTTCCGAGAAATAGTGTAACCCATCATCCGGCAGTGAAGCAATCGCTACGCTGATGGAATAGCCAAGCGCTTGACGCAGCGTTTTGTATGTCGGGTGTTTACGCTGTGCCGGAGTAACCTGTATAAAGAGCCTGACCACCTCTCGCTGTAGCTGCAAGGCTTCGTAGGTATGCTCATATTCTTTCAATAAACGCGGTTCGGCTACTGCCGCTACCACTGCCCGAAGCGCTAGAAGCTCGCCACCTTTTAGCCACTCACCCAGTGTTAAAACCGTTCGCTCCCAATCCTTCTCCAGCATTGCCTGAAGCGCT
This window contains:
- the tatA gene encoding twin-arginine translocase TatA/TatE family subunit — encoded protein: MFAFDKPFVWVIILLIIIVLFGANRLTDIGKSLGRGIREFKEETQAANKDTKPESTTTTTTVASSAVTPADDEEVVITRRERKREDGTTEVIEDRVIRKKAQL
- a CDS encoding cbb3-type cytochrome c oxidase subunit II — translated: MHLRMSFGTVFAGAVLMVMTSVFMTVGLSSLSFQPSPSDIARPLTADEEKGRQVYISNGCVYCHTQYIRPQDWNAAGGGKAARVAQAGDYVFLQTMLLGSERTGPDLSQEGGVHPDDWHLAHFQNPRFTSPQSIMPQFNFLSVEDRTNLIKYVQSLGGKAADVRMAIQSSEKDALVKSLNGGQGDRSVTDPKKPYDQAHLDYLMQQVPTTWKNTRSAMPPSNRSIVHGKQIFLSNCVGCHGYNGDGNGPAAQYMQPRPFNFTDVAAQKVTSEGQYYHFLLFGLPGSAMPAWGDFLTVNDIWDVINFIRTIPNGGLTIAEDKLDASLQVTGPNAGPEPSQYDANQEFWSKNPPNPVPTVAPDPNTSGGR
- a CDS encoding cbb3-type cytochrome c oxidase subunit I, giving the protein MNEEYSAARSWIYSSAVWLAVGTSFAMIAATEMVFPDFLGGVSFLEFGRLRPIHVNGVTFFWLSMAYYGAFFYIVPKLTGRALWSENLAKIVMWAWNFLGIFMVITLMAGMTQGREYAEMIWPIDIFVAIATSLNAFNILMTISQRAEKKIYASLWYIMGAVVWLPIVYAIGNVIWSPLAGGDNPFAGSLAGINDATWNWFYGHNILGLWFTPGGAALVYYIVPVVTRTPLYSHILSLVAFWSLALFYPLVGQHHLLSTPTPGWLKTVATVASIGLFVPVITFLTNIWMTMRGNWGRIYASLPLKYVIVGTVFYFVTCIQGPFQAIQSFNRLVHFTNWIVGHAHLALLGTMTMWVMGAIYYIIPVTLKRRIWSPGLCEIQFWLVTGGFLLIMISLQIVGLIQGAMWLNGETVYKTVSSLKPFFMMRAFGGALVVIGGYIQLYNIYKTVRSGPKVDSFVPQTAAEVGA
- a CDS encoding cbb3-type cytochrome c oxidase subunit I encodes the protein MADILLEKSGKAEKPDILAGYYDTSNLAPDGTYYSNDSILVKFFLAQVLALSVAAIHGVFQRLPFMAEWLREADYGGHLFTNLGLTHINVVLGGTISIAGLTYYVLPRLLKRRLFSETLCNISFWFTFSGVLGFYMALLPIGLTEGALVHQGYTYTQAKDIVGFWHKAPEAITASAMGIGYWLFVTNVVMTIWSARRQSNREQIFAAKFFVVSVVALLLGTLQGVYQVLPWSLDWLYKVGAAGQLIDPMSHAHMNLVGGCVFAFAGFVYYFLPRITGKPVYSIRLANFSFWSMFIGVFTFWLVLIILGFIEGDMVISQGITPIAAKQAVGFWHPLLISSAASIMLLGFWTFIANIALTLKQGIGQSKERFLAVGLGFTAIALFISTSQGILQVIPSFTTWLDQAREAGEMITPLSHAQMNIIGVVTLTLVTCGMFAVPRMVNRRLYSYTLAKFSITMIVVGVSLLYVILVVLGVTEGNIIREGNTFAQARAAVTGDMHDWILVGLYAIIGTAYLTYAYNLLRTMGKATLAKMLGKAGDNLQRTTRYLVAINVPRATLEQAQRSAILANGTISDPDFSGVVVSSTTAAADSGSLPAANLTTIRKGGYVTRLSHIVNINPWKIFALEVVPGIFGFLGVGWLLSRRPAMAVLLFTGWQALFWICFWAVAVLMAPDWLPIFVGIYLILPFVSGWVAAQTYRKRAAEIKREVTRSLISDTAESTLNKEQRAGVE
- a CDS encoding CPBP family intramembrane glutamic endopeptidase — its product is MNLIFAIGTLTLLGLMYWGAYFNGKEIKSIQIRGNLLLQFPEFLFKLVLLGLCLGLASTYTMARTERVFGWPPKNFGIELVLGVVIGLVVQYSVNFLSGLAIRIWGPQIYSPIIMKNVVPRKFSEWVLILIPLLLAVAVEEVLFRALAVGGFSSLINPWIMAVGSSILFGMVHVPQGKLGMALTGLVGFIFAAVFIITSSLLVVISAHYVINLLQLAKAGEEENWLKRFSPPAKAENKPEAEQ
- a CDS encoding cbb3-type cytochrome c oxidase subunit II; the protein is MHLRMSFGTVFAGAVLMVMTSVFMTVGLSSLSFQPAPSDIARPLTAQEARGRQIYISNGCVYCHTQYVRPQDWNAAGGGKASRVAQAGDYVFLQTMLLGSERTGPDLSQEGGIHPDDWHKAHFKNPRYTSPQSIMPQFSFIKDQELDDLIAYVQSLGGKAADARVSQMRAQQDEVLKGWYTSYETHLAQIKEMVPPTWRDLKSAMTPTTRSLLHGKQIFLSNCVGCHGQNGNGRGPASSSMKPDPADFTRVELQVSASDGQFYQYLLFGLPGTSMPAWGDFLTVNDIWDTINFLRTIPKGGLTLPDSELKPEMMLNYDPRYGGEGAGKYPGPQPSNPDKALDNPYCYITPAASATQTAGCEKLVQK